In Fusarium pseudograminearum CS3096 chromosome 1, whole genome shotgun sequence, one genomic interval encodes:
- the PKS9 gene encoding PKS9 codes for MQGPTNEPIAIIGTGCRFPGGSNTASKLWDLLKEPKDVSKEIPADRFNLDRFYHKDSSHHGTANVRRSYLLDEDVRLFDTQFFGISPGEAQAMDPQHRVLLEVVYEAIESAGKTIHGLHNSDTAVYVGLMCTDYYVIQAADLNSVPTYNATGVANSNASSRVSYFFNWHGPSMTIDTACSSSLVAVHEAVQALRNGTSRMAVACGTNLILSPLPFISESNLSMLSPTGKSRMWDADADGYARGEGVAAVVLKPLSAAIEDNDVIECIIREVGVNQDGKTRGITMPSAQAQASLIRQTYAKAGLDPATPEGRCQFFEAHGTGTPAGDPQEAEALKTAFFPNETDSVTNGTNGCLSESDNLLVGSTKTVIGHTEGTAGLAGLIKACMALKHGAVPPNLLFNRLNPALEPFTKHLNIPTSLMPWPKLLPKVPRRASVNSFGFGGTNAHAILEAYSRASQNGFDTASPSPVVLLAIPFVFSAASETSLRGVLEGFLDYLNTFKQKDESLDLASLAYILSTKRTVLSQRVSITALTFEQLVEKVQAVLDNSASSVVGSKAATLSHLALLGVFTGQGAQWATMGTKLMRSNPLAQAVIQDLDAVLASLPECHRPRWSLGRELLADTTSRIKEAELSQPLCTAVQIMLVDLLKANGVQFQGVVGHSSGEIAAAYAAGFVSSADAIKIAYYRGYFAKLASGSSSTGKGSSVKGSMMAVGTTYEDAIELCQLEDFRGRISLAAHNGPNSVTLSGDSDAIDQAHFIFSEEEKKFARLLKVDTAYHSSHMQPCISPYTEALQACGIVVQQPASDAPKWFSSVRSGTPVLDMDGLDCQYWVDNLLSPVLFHEAVQGCLGSSDTYNAILEIGPHAALKGPLDESVLELMGSKLPYTSALVRGKDDIESFSTALGFLWTQFGNQCVELGAFQKRVSKETGFELSSTMDDLPTYAWTHDKPLWAESRSTKLFRTMPGSFHDLLGIQTADGTAEEWRWQNILKTKELPWMVGHALQGQIVFPGTGYIALAMEASLQIAQGRPVSKIDVYDLEIRKAIAVNESATGTELLVTMTSVSPINPDVETITADFATYSTISRESGSMALNCCGKVCIFLQTDTITTMDGEGDAAEQFAARATPVPGMGDIDVERFYSAMQHDLGYMYSGPFRGLSRLSRKLGSSEGSIRRPPFSEGGSETTLIFHPGMLDNALQGLFAAYSAPGDGRLWSMRAPTACQRVSLVPSLCGRNMTEEVDFDCTLTDSRDDFITGDVEVYALGYSQRIIEIEGLSFSPFAAATERDDRQLFQEQIWYVNEADGPLVLGDMAPTFEERTKALDAERAAFFYLKKLHLSVPSGQRSQLPWYRQSLLDNAERLYDLVCSGKHSYAPQSWIQDTEEDVYAMMESYGPQDADFNLTKAVGENLPLPDVIKGDTNILQYMTQNNYLDRYYTHAIGFGWLNILISGVVGQIADKHPKMRFLEIGAGTGGATGAVLDRIGQAYSSYTYTDISSGFFERAVDKFQDHAGKMLFKMLDIEKDPVSQGFAEHSYDIILAANVLHATKSLTETLQNTRRLLKPGGFLVLMEILGNDVMRIGLVMGGLPGWWVGKDDGRRWGPTITLEEWDTLLKGTGFAGVDTNTPMPDKVQMPGSVFMAQAVDDRIAKLRDPLQHDALPSAASDHVNGVQNGHTPSPVILKGTSHLAVIGGSSTSGSKLTSEIIRVLSPLFAEIIHIPQVNSKDAITKIPSNVDLHILSLVECDIGGTFFHNITITAWQNFQQLLATSPTSLLWVVPNTRSGNPLGAIGTGLFRSLFYEIPETRFQVLDLDEKATGDLSGCAGLIARLMQQLRLAADTSSTKGPSALTPDTSEDGLQSVNDGTATAEMLWTVEPELYLHDGRLYISRVRLQKEQNDRYNSWRRPILRLTGSDHSADPSQSSSSLGRQTSLELQWKDDAYYNLKEINSFAQAISTDSATIDVSCSLASCLKTPAGLFFVHVGTDVNTGEKKLCLSTENRSRVTVHSSWTETLKQEHDVADGQYMSFIVADMIVQQLMYMLPPTGTLLLHEPDPGLASLLTRQLANIGRKVVFTTTRSDKSTNLLSKANWIFMHPRLNKRLIESTLPDGVTFFIDCGQAEDVIHEGSHAKDHGLGLRLRNSLSRTCIKMALQDLTSRTASVAPQEATEEVVKLLHRITTFAAAQLNSVPDGAPLKVASLTEIVSRAKTRALATAEGCSTGPFCLVNWHAENQVPVSVAPVWDRDDLFRFDRTYWMLGLTGDLGRSLAEFMISRGARHVVLSSRTPQPDEIWVERQQKKYGATVVYIAVDLTSLDSVQKAHGQIVTSMPPLAGVANGALVLKDSSVAKMTIDQLQAVLRPKVDGTLHLQSVVDANSGSKQQPLDWFIAFSSIVGTTGNLGQAAYSAANGFLKAWVSQQRSKFGHNAAVIDIGRVLGVGYVERETQSNSGRLTREQTDRLMNRTGTLAMSETDLHQLFAEAVISADHCSASDAGLSVGARDAELITGIAPISSAQAEDVFWARNPRFGLLVIDSNAAVDSDDQDGKGSERRQVPVKTQLAAASTPQEVTTVLISCIVTKLRASLFLSASDNFSETVALVEQGVDSLVGVDIRTWCIKELEVDVPVLKILGGASVVDLADYILESLPVKDKSK; via the exons ATGCAAGGACCGACTAACGAACCAATTGCCATCATAGGTACCGGCTGTCGGTTCCCTGGGGGCTCCAACACGGCTTCCAAACTTTGGGACTTGTTGAAAGAGCCAAAGGACGTGTCAAAGGAGATCCCCGCTGACCGCTTCAATCTGGATCGCTTCTATCACAAAGACAGTAGCCACCATGGCACAGCTAACGTTCGGCGTTCTTACCTTCTCGACGAAGATGTCCGCCTCTTTGACACCCAGTTCTTTGGAATATCTCCTGGGGAAGCACAGGCTATGGACCCGCAGCACCGTGTCCTTCTCGAGGTTGTGTATGAGGCCATCGAATCTGCTGGGAAGACTATTCATGGCCTTCACAACTCTGACACGGCTGTGTATGTTGGGCTGATGTGCACTGACTATTATGTCATTCAAGCTGCCGATCTCAATTCGGTGCCGACATACAATGCGACTGGTGTTGCCAATAGTAATGCATCTAGCCGTGTTTCCTACTTTTTCAATTGGCATGGTCCATCAATG ACCATTGACACAGCTTGCTCTTCAAGCTTGGTTGCGGTCCATGAAGCCGTTCAGGCTTTACGTAATGGCACATCCAGAATGGCTGTTGCCTGCGGCACAAACCTGATTTTGTCGCCTCTGCCATTCATCTCGGAGAGTAACCTTAGCATGCTTTCACCCACTGGCAAATCCCGCATGTGGGATGCTGATGCCGATGGCT ACGCCCGAGGTGAAGGAGTAGCAGCTGTAGTCCTTAAGCCGCTCAGCGCAGCTATCGAAGACAACGACGTGATCGAATGCATCATTCGTGAAGTCGGTGTCAACCAAGATGGCAAAACCAGGGGCATCACAATGCCCAGCGCTCAAGCCCAAGCTTCTCTCATCCGTCAGACCTACGCCAAGGCCGGACTTGATCCTGCTACACCAGAGGGTCGATGCCAGTTCTTTGAAGCCCACGGGACTGGAACACCAGCAGGTGACCCGCAAGAGGCTGAAGCATTGAAGACAGCGTTCTTTCCTAATGAGACAGACTCCGTTACAAATGGAACGAACGGATGCCTGAGCGAATCCGACAACCTCCTAGTAGGTTCCACCAAGACCGTCATCGGTCACACAGAAGGAACAGCCGGTTTGGCAGGACTGATTAAAGCCTGTATGGCTTTGAAGCACGGTG CTGTTCCACCAAACTTGCTCTTCAATCGACTCAATCCTGCACTCGAACCATTCACCAAGCACTTGAACATTCCAACTAGTCTAATGCCTTGGCCTAAGCTTTTGCCTAAAGTGCCACGCAGAGCTAGTGTCAACAGTTTTGGCTTCGGTGGTACAAACGCACACGCCATTCTAGAAGCCTACTCTCGGGCCTCTCAGAATGGTTTCGATACAGCATCCCCAAGTCCCGTTGTACTGCTCGCGATCCCATTCGTTttctctgctgcttctgAGACTTCACTGAGGGGTGTGTTGGAAGGCTTCCTGGACTACTTGAACACATTCAAGCAGAAAGACGAAAGCTTAGACTTGGCAAGCCTCGCTTATATCCTAAGCACTAAGCGCACGGTGCTTTCACAGAGAGTGTCTATCACGGCATTGACATTTGAACAGCTTGTTGAGAAGGTCCAAGCTGTTTTGGATAATTCCGCAAGTTCGGTAGTTGGGTCTAAAGCCGCAACACTCAGTCATCTAGCCCTTTTGGGAGTCTTCACTGGACAGGGCGCGCAATGGGCGACCATGGGCACGAAGCTTATGCGCTCTAACCCGCTGGCACAGGCTGTCATTCAGGATCTAGATGCAGTTTTGGCGAGTCTCCCAGAATGCCACCGCCCACGTTGGAGCTTGGGAAGGGAGTTGCTGGCCGACACAACATCTCGGATCAAAGAAGCCGAGTTATCCCAGCCCCTGTGTACCGCCGTCCAGATTatgcttgttgatcttctcaaggccaacggTGTGCAGTTCCAAGGGGTAGTTGGGCACTCTTCTGGAGAGATCGCTGCTGCTTATGCTGCCGGATTTGTCTCCTCGGCTGATGCGATCAAGATCGCCTACTATCGTGGCTACTTCGCCAAGCTTGCCAGTGGCTCATCATCGACCGGCAAGGGCAGCTCCGTCAAAggatccatgatggcagtgGGGACAACGTACGAGGATGCAATTGAGCTTTGTCAGTTGGAAGACTTCCGAGGACGTATTTCCCTGGCTGCCCACAACGGTCCGAATAGTGTCACCCTGTCTGGAGACTCTGACGCCATTGATCAGGCACATTTCATCTTTtccgaggaagagaagaagtttgCCCGTCTACTCAAAGTCGACACCGCATACCATTCTAGCCACATGCAACCTTGCATCTCTCCCTATACGGAGGCCCTTCAAGCATGTGGCATAGTCGTTCAACAACCAGCTTCAGATGCACCCAAATGGTTCTCGAGCGTTCGCTCCGGGACGCCAGTATTGGACATGGATGGCCTCGACTGTCAGTACTGGGTCGACAATTTGTTGAGTCCTGTCCTGTTCCATGAGGCCGTCCAAGGCTGTCTTGGCTCATCTGATACATACAACGCTATCCTTGAGATCGGTCCACATGCAGCACTAAAGGGTCCTTTAGATGAGTCTGTGCTTGAACTTATGGGTAGCAAGCTCCCATACACATCTGCTTTAGTCAGAGGGAAGGATGACATCGAGTCATTCTCGACGGCGCTGGGCTTTCTGTGGACTCAATTCGGTAACCAGTGCGTGGAACTGGGAGCTTTCCAGAAGCGAGTATCCAAAGAAACTGGCTTCGAGCTATCCAGTACCATGGATGACTTACCGACCTATGCATGGACCCATGATAAACCGCTCTGGGCAGAGTCAAGATCGACCAAGTTGTTCCGCACTATGCCTGGAAGCTTTCATGATCTCCTTGGTATCCAGACCGCGGACGGCACGGCCGAGGAGTGGCGTTGGCAGAACATTCTCAAGACGAAGGAACTACCCTGGATGGTAGGACATGCTCTTCAGGGACAGATCGTGTTTCCAGGCACGGGATACATCGCTCTGGCTATGGAGGCGAGTCTTCAGATTGCGCAAGGGAGACCAGTCAGCAAGATTGACGTCTATGACCTGGAGATCAGGAAGGCCATTGCTGTTAACGAGTCAGCAACTGGAACTGAGTTATTGGTCACAATGACAAGTGTTTCTCCCATCAATCCCGATGTTGAAACAATCACGGCAGACTTCGCAACGTACTCGACCATCAGTCGCGAGTCTGGGTCTATGGCTCTGAACTGCTGTGGTAAGGTTTGCATTTTCTTGCAGACAGATACCATCACTACGATGGACGGTGAGGGTGATGCAGCAGAACAATTTGCTGCTCGAGCTACCCCTGTCCCAGGCATGGGTGACATTGACGTTGAGAGGTTCTACTCTGCTATGCAACACGATCTCGGATACATGTACTCTGGACCTTTCAGAGGACTTAGTCGACTTTCGCGCAAACTGGGTTCTTCTGAAGGGTCAATTCGGCGACCACCATTTAGCGAGGGTGGTAGTGAGACGACCTTGATCTTCCATCCAGGTATGCTCGACAACGCTTTGCAGGGCCTGTTTGCCGCATATAGTGCTCCAGGCGATGGACGATTGTGGTCTATGAGAGCGCCTACTGCCTGTCAAAGAGTCTCGCTGGTACCATCGCTTTGTGGCCGCAACATGACAGAGGAAGTTGACTTTGACTGCACCCTCACAGACTCACGCGATGATTTTATCACAGGCGATGTCGAGGTGTATGCTTTAGGGTACTCTCAACGAATTATCGAGATAGAGGGGCTGAGCTTTTCACCCTTCGCTGCAGCCACTGAGAGAGACGACAGACAACTGTTCCAAGAGCAGATTTGGTATGTCAACGAGGCAGACGGTCCTCTAGTACTGGGTGACATGGCCCCAACCTTTGAGGAAAGGACCAAGGCTTTGGATGCTGAGCGAGCTGCCTTCTTCTatctcaagaagcttcatCTATCTGTCCCATCCGGCCAGCGCAGTCAATTGCCCTGGTACCGCCAGTCCCTGCTGGACAATGCAGAGCGACTTTACGATCTTGTCTGCAGTGGAAAGCACAGTTATGCACCCCAGTCCTGGATTCAGGAcaccgaggaggatgttTACGCTATGATGGAGAGTTACGGGCCTCAAGACGCCGACTTTaacttgaccaaggctgTGGGTGAAAACCTACCACTCCCCGATGTGATCAAGGGGGACACCAACATTCTTCAATATATGACGCAGAACAACTATCTGGACCGCTACTACACACATGCCATTGGATTTGGCTGGctcaacatcttgatctcTGGGGTCGTCGGTCAGATCGCTGACAAGCATCCAAAGATGAGATTCTTAGAGATCGGTGCTGGCACAGGTGGTGCAACAGGTGCTGTACTTGACCGCATTGGACAAGCATACTCATCTTACACGTACACCGATATCTCCAGCGGCTTCTTTGAACGCGCAGTGGACAAGTTCCAGGATCATGCCGGCAAAATGCTATTCAAGATGCTGGACATTGAGAAAGACCCGGTGAGCCAAGGCTTTGCCGAGCATAGCTACGACATTATTTTGGCCGCGAATGTCCTTCATGCCACCAAGAGTTTGACCGAGACTTTGCAGAACACCCGACGGCTGTTGAAGCCCGGTGGCTTCTTGGTGCTCATGGAGATCTTGGGTAACGATGTGATGCGAATCGGTCTAGTCATGGGTGGATTACCAGGATGGTGGGTTGGCAAGGACGACGGTCGACGATGGGGCCCGACCATCACACTCGAAGAGTGGGATACTCTCTTGAAGGGAACAGGATTTGCCGGGGTCGATACCAATACGCCAATGCCGGATAAGGTGCAGATGCCAGGATCGGTGTTTATGGCACAAGCCGTGGACGATCGCATTGCCAAGTTGCGAGATCCTCTTCAACATGATGCGCTACCTTCCGCAGCATCAGATCACGTCAATGGCGTCCAGAATGGGCACACACCCTCCCCTGTCATCTTAAAAGGAACGTCCCACCTCGCAGTTATTGGGGGCAGTTCAACTTCAGGGAGCAAGCTGACAAGTGAGATTATCCGCGTACTGAGTCCCCTTTTCGCCGAGATCATCCACATTCCCCAGGTCAACAGCAAAgacgccatcaccaagattCCTAGCAATGTAGACCTGCACATTCTTTCTCTGGTCGAATGCGACATTGGTGGCACATTCTTCCACAACATCACTATTACAGCGTGGCAAAACTTCCAGCAGCTCTTGGCCACGTCGCCTACCAGTTTGCTTTGGGTAGTACCCAACACCCGCAGTGGAAACCCTCTGGGCGCAATTGGAACTGGTCTCTTCCGGTCTCTCTTTTACGAGATTCCCGAGACCCGGTTCCAGGTCTTGGATTTGGACGAGAAGGCTACTGGAGATCTCAGTGGCTGTGCGGGTTTGATCGCGAGGCTCATGCAGCAGTTGAGGCTAGCAGCGGATACTTCGTCCACGAAGGGTCCATCTGCGTTGACTCCCGACACTTCGGAAGATGGTCTCCAGTCTGTCAATGACGGCACTGCTACAGCAGAGATGCTGTGGACTGTTGAGCCTGAACTGTATCTCCATGACGGCCGGTTGTACATCAGCAGAGTGCGTCTTCAGAAAGAGCAGAACGACCGTTACAACTCATGGAGGCGGCCCATCTTACGGCTTACTGGATCAGACCACAGCGCAGATCCGTCGCAGTCGTCATCCTCTCTCGGTCGGCAGACATCTCTAGAGCTGCAGTGGAAAGACGACGCTTACTACAACCTGAAAGAGATCAACTCCTTTGCCCAGGCAATCTCGACTGATTCCGCTACCATCGATGTCTCATGCTCGTTGGCTTCCTGTCTGAAGACTCCCGCAGGATTATTCTTTGTCCATGTCGGCACAGACGTCAATAcaggcgagaagaagctttgCTTGTCGACTGAGAACAGATCTCGAGTGACGGTACACAGCAGTTGGACAGAGACACTGAAGCAGGAGCATGACGTGGCAGATGGTCAATACATGTCATTCATTGTGGCTGATATGATCGTGCAACAACTCATGTACATGCTGCCCCCAACCGGAACACTCTTGCTTCACGAGCCTGACCCAGGTCTGGCTTCACTTCTCACCCGACAGTTGGCCAACATTGGACGCAAAGTTGTCTTTACCACGACTAGATCTGATAAGTCGACGAACTTACTCTCCAAGGCTAACTGGATCTTCATGCACCCTCGCTTGAACAAGCGACTCATTGAATCCACGCTTCCAGATGGAGTCACGTTCTTCATCGATTGTGGCCAAGCCGAAGATGTGATTCATGAGGGCTCTCACGCCAAGGATCATGGATTGGGCCTACGTCTACGCAATTCACTGTCGCGAACTTGTATCAAGATGGCGTTGCAAGATCTAACGTCTCGCACTGCGTCGGTCGCACCCCAGGAAGCAACGGAAGAAGTGGTCAAGCTCCTACACAGGATCACCACCTTTGCAGCAGCTCAATTGAACTCTGTCCCCGACGGTGCTCCATTGAAGGTTGCATCGTTGACCGAGATCGTTTCGAGGGCGAAGACCAGGGCATTGGCGACCGCAGAAGGTTGTTCGACTGGACCATTCTGCTTGGTCAATTGGCATGCTGAGAACCAAGTACCAGTCTCGGTAGCACCTGTCTGGGACCGAGATGACCTCTTCCGATTTGACCGAACTTACTGGATGTTGGGTCTAACTGGTGATCTTGGAAGGTCACTGGCAGAGTTTATGATCTCGCGTGGAGCTCGACATGTTGTGCTGAGTAGTCGTACGCCACAGCCAGATGAGATATGGGTAGAAcgacaacaaaagaaatacGGAGCGACTGTTGTGTATATTGCGGT GGATCTCACCAGCCTGGATTCAGTTCAGAAGGCTCATGGGCAGATCGTTACATCCATGCCACCATTGGCTGGTGTAGCTAACGgtgccttggtcttgaaagACAGCTCAGTAGCCAAAATGACCATCGACCAACTCCAAGCAGTCCTTCGTCCCAAGGTCGACGGAACTCTACATCTTCAGAGTGTCGTAGACGCCAATTCGGGATCTAAACAGCAGCCCTTGGACTGGTTCATCGCCTTCAGTTCCATCGTTGGCACAACAGGCAATCTGGGCCAAGCCGCTTACTCAGCTGCCAACGGCTTCCTGAAAGCATGGGTGTCCCAACAGCGGTCCAAATTTGGTCACAATGCGGCTGTAATCGACATCGGTCGTGTTCTGGGCGTCGGATATGTGGAACGAGAGACTCAAAGCAACTCGGGGCGTTTGACGCGCGAGCAAACCGACCGGCTGATGAACCGTACAGGAACGCTAGCCATGAGCGAGACTGATCTCCATCAGCTATTCGCCGAAGCTGTCATTTCTGCTGACCACTGTTCTGCATCGGACGCGGGCTTGTCAGTGGGTGCTCGAGACGCTGAGCTCATCACAGGAATCGCCCCCATCTCGTCTGCACaggctgaagatgttttCTGGGCACGCAATCCAAGATTTGGACTGCTAGTTATTGATTCTAACGCTGCAGTTGACAGTGACGACCAGGACGGAAAGGGATCGGAACGAAGACAAGTTCCTGTCAAGACTCAGCTTGCGGCAGCCAGCACACCACAAGAGGTAACTACTGTATTGATCT CTTGCATTGTTACGAAACTGCGCGCGTCGCTCTTTTTGTCAGCATCCGATAACTTCTCCGAGACAGTCGCCCTTGTGGAACAGGGTGTGGACAgccttgttggtgttgacattCGCACATGGTGCATCAAAGAGCTTGAAGTCGATGTACCAGTTTTGAAGATCTTGGGTGGTGCATCAGTTGTGGATTTGGCAGATTATATTTTGGAGTCGTTACCAGTGAAAGACAAATCTAAATAA